ggaggaggacaaggagaaagacaaataggaagagaagaaggaagaggaggaggaggaggaggaggaggaagataaataggaagagaagaaggaagaggaggaggaagaggaggaagaaaggaaagaaaagagttgGACATTTCATCACTTTTCTTGCTCCTTTGCTGtcattcattatatttttctacaaacgccaattttaaaattgttttaaaatacaatcCATTTATTTGGCACTATAGACCTAAAAATCCTGACCCCCCTTAACATCATGCTTCCAAGTGACGCCATCTTCCAGATATTTCTCATATTCCAATTTTGTCTTGGTGTCTCAGGGAACTCAGCACtgttaatgttatatatatacagttttttCTTCAAgcctcattttaaaaagttgatagATTTAGTTTTCATGCACCTGACAATAGTTAATATGTTGACAATCATATTCACATTGATAAAAGATATCATGTTATCCTTTGGAGTACCCAAGTTTTTGGACGATGCCAGTTGTAAGgcaattttgttttcattcagagTCAGCCGTGGTCTGTCCATCTGCACCACCTCTGTTCTAAGCACATTTCAAGTCATCACCATCACTCCCAGTAATTCTAAGTGGGCTTGGCTTAAGCCTAGACTCTCTAAATGGATTTTTTATTCCTTACTTTTTTCCTGGCTTATTAATCTTCTTATCTATGGGTATATGCTTGACATGGTAATGGCCAAAACCAATAATTCCCATGTTGGCCATGGATATTCAGATGGTTACTGTCAAAACACgcactttgggaaaaaaaattcagggTCATTTTTTAGCCTCATCATCACTCATGATCTCTTCTTTGTGGCCGTCATGATGTGGGCCAGCCTCTACATGGTGATCTTCCTCTACAGACACCGCAAGAGAGCCCAGCATCTCCACAGCCCAAGTCTCTCCTCCCAGTCATCTCCTGAGCGCAAAGCCACTCACAGCATCCTGTCTCTGGTGAGCTGCTTTGTGTTCATTTATTGGTTGAACAACTCCGTGACCCTTTATGGTTTTTATACTAATGATAAAATTCCAAGACTGGAGTCAATTAATGCGATTTTGTCAACATGTTACCCAACCATCTGCCCTTTTTTACTCATGAAGAATAATAAAGTTATTTTGCAATGCACTTCTTCATTTTCTGTACTGAAAATGTCCTGTTTTCAAAGTTCACTCCATGGCTAAACTGAAACCCACACTTTATTGGTGTTAAAACAGTGTCTGATTTTCATGGATGCCTGAAATGACATTAGTTATAATTCAGACATTCTGTATACTATTAAAAATTCAGGtagttaacatttttttaatacaactccatgtacataattttaataattttaatatttattacccACTCAAACTATGACACTTTGtccaaaataaacatattttaaatattttgaacaacatttattttctgatttttggcTATTAAAATACTTCTAATCAAAATTTTGAAATACAATTTGGAGTTTGGGTTATGCATTTTACAGTGTTTTCTGTTCTAAGGAACACCTTTGAAACATTGAACAAATGAATTTCTGTTTCTTAACTACCAAGTACCACGAATGCTGCTGTAGGTAAGACTTTTATATAGAACAAATGGCAGTTATTTAAGAAT
This genomic stretch from Arvicanthis niloticus isolate mArvNil1 chromosome 30, mArvNil1.pat.X, whole genome shotgun sequence harbors:
- the LOC143440690 gene encoding vomeronasal type-1 receptor 4-like codes for the protein MLPSDAIFQIFLIFQFCLGVSGNSALLMLYIYSFFFKPHFKKLIDLVFMHLTIVNMLTIIFTLIKDIMLSFGVPKFLDDASCKAILFSFRVSRGLSICTTSVLSTFQVITITPSNSKWAWLKPRLSKWIFYSLLFSWLINLLIYGYMLDMVMAKTNNSHVGHGYSDGYCQNTHFGKKNSGSFFSLIITHDLFFVAVMMWASLYMVIFLYRHRKRAQHLHSPSLSSQSSPERKATHSILSLVSCFVFIYWLNNSVTLYGFYTNDKIPRLESINAILSTCYPTICPFLLMKNNKVILQCTSSFSVLKMSCFQSSLHG